A region of Carnobacterium gallinarum DSM 4847 DNA encodes the following proteins:
- a CDS encoding DUF1831 domain-containing protein, with protein sequence MAFETETSLVGSTEKYRLAPGVKKYTLRDNGFEETSSGNYQYIRPLDASPENKQGIKLKIVVNKDLQSFKLSTTTSNGLRAVDIYKNENFKLVVDKFNFIMQGFIERGVMEKV encoded by the coding sequence ATGGCATTTGAAACAGAAACAAGTTTAGTAGGTTCAACAGAAAAGTATCGTTTAGCTCCAGGAGTGAAAAAATATACATTACGAGATAATGGTTTTGAAGAAACTAGTTCAGGTAATTATCAGTATATTCGTCCATTGGATGCTTCACCAGAGAATAAGCAAGGGATTAAATTAAAAATCGTAGTGAACAAAGATTTACAATCATTTAAACTATCAACAACGACTAGCAATGGTTTACGTGCGGTTGATATTTATAAAAATGAAAACTTTAAACTAGTTGTTGATAAATTTAACTTCATTATGCAAGGGTTTATTGAACGTGGTGTGATGGAAAAAGTTTAA
- the recD2 gene encoding SF1B family DNA helicase RecD2, whose protein sequence is MTMQENLDLFTTNEPFLVGQVMAIFYQNPTNFYKVILVRVIETDSNFSEKEIVVTGSFGQIQEEEVYRFHGSLVDHPKFGVQFVATRYNPERPTSEAGIVAYLSSEKFPGIGKKTAENIVEALGEHAIDEILANPAVLKMVNGLNQKKIDLIAETLQAGDGMEKIIIGLNGFGFGNQLAFTIYQTYQEETLEIIQENPYQLIDDVENIGFKKADAIAEQLGFAADSPARLKAAILYSLNELCLGRGDTYALAEPLLEETLRVLEESRAYVIDPDFVANELIGLLEERRLIEDQEKLYINTLYAAEWGVSTSVKRLLERKKKISYEGHDIPKEIRRLEKRLGISYGASQIQAIEEAVVSPLFILTGGPGTGKTTVLNGIVALFAELNGLSLDINDYHNAIFPILLAAPTGRAAKRMNESTGLPSSTIHRLLGLNGREKNTDPISERELEGGLLIVDEMSMVDIWLANSLLKAVPTNMQVILVGDKDQLPSVGPGQVLHDLIGSKLIPSMELNEIYRQGDGSSIIPLAHEIKDGKLPEDFTKNKKDRSFFECDTMQIENVIRQVVERAKSKGFSSQDIQVLAPMYRGPAGIDALNKMMQEIFNPNDTGKRKELKFNDKVYRIGDKVLQLVNSPESNVFNGDMGEIVGISYAKETDDKVDEMTIQFDSNEVTYKRNEWNKITLAYCCSIHKSQGSEFRMVILPMVRNYNRMLRRDLLYTAITRSRDLLILCGEPQAFWTCVERSSDNRLTTLKERLLDSEDQIVFDEDVIFQPTTPKVQREEENTVPVKEIQPIKSVDTEKAVQEMNLFELEEEAEEYQVEAENNEPISYILTMKMVQTNQVDPMIGMNQINPYNLN, encoded by the coding sequence ATGACCATGCAAGAAAATTTAGATTTATTTACGACTAATGAACCCTTTTTAGTTGGTCAAGTGATGGCGATTTTCTATCAAAATCCCACGAATTTTTATAAAGTTATTTTAGTTCGTGTTATTGAAACAGATAGTAATTTTTCCGAAAAAGAAATCGTTGTAACAGGCAGCTTTGGTCAAATTCAAGAGGAAGAAGTTTATCGTTTTCATGGTAGCTTAGTTGATCATCCTAAATTTGGCGTTCAATTTGTGGCAACCAGGTATAATCCAGAGCGACCAACTTCAGAAGCAGGAATAGTTGCATATCTGTCTAGTGAAAAATTTCCAGGTATTGGGAAAAAAACAGCTGAAAATATCGTAGAGGCCTTAGGTGAACATGCGATTGATGAAATTTTAGCAAATCCAGCTGTTTTAAAAATGGTGAATGGATTGAATCAGAAAAAGATTGATTTGATTGCTGAAACGCTTCAAGCGGGTGATGGGATGGAAAAAATTATTATTGGATTAAATGGTTTTGGCTTTGGAAATCAATTAGCTTTTACAATTTATCAAACCTATCAAGAAGAAACTCTCGAAATTATTCAAGAAAACCCGTATCAATTAATTGACGATGTAGAAAATATTGGTTTTAAGAAAGCCGATGCAATTGCAGAACAACTAGGTTTTGCTGCAGATTCACCAGCCCGTTTGAAAGCAGCTATTTTATATTCATTAAATGAATTGTGTCTTGGTCGTGGAGATACTTATGCTTTAGCGGAGCCACTTTTAGAAGAAACTTTACGTGTTTTAGAAGAAAGCCGTGCTTACGTAATTGATCCAGATTTTGTCGCGAATGAATTGATTGGCTTGCTAGAAGAACGTCGTTTAATTGAAGATCAAGAAAAGCTCTATATTAATACATTATATGCAGCAGAGTGGGGCGTTTCAACATCAGTTAAGCGCCTTTTGGAACGTAAAAAGAAAATTAGTTATGAGGGTCATGACATCCCTAAAGAGATAAGGCGCTTAGAAAAACGTTTGGGTATTTCCTATGGGGCTTCTCAGATTCAAGCAATTGAAGAGGCTGTTGTTTCGCCATTATTTATTCTGACTGGTGGTCCAGGAACAGGGAAAACAACAGTTTTAAATGGGATTGTTGCCTTATTTGCTGAATTAAATGGACTATCTTTAGATATTAATGATTATCATAATGCTATTTTTCCAATTTTATTAGCGGCTCCAACTGGTCGAGCAGCGAAGCGGATGAATGAATCAACAGGTTTGCCAAGTAGTACAATTCATCGTTTATTAGGATTAAATGGACGTGAAAAGAATACAGATCCGATTTCAGAGCGAGAGCTAGAAGGAGGTTTATTGATTGTTGATGAAATGTCGATGGTTGATATCTGGTTAGCCAATAGCTTATTGAAGGCTGTACCTACGAATATGCAAGTTATTCTAGTGGGAGATAAAGATCAACTGCCATCTGTTGGTCCTGGTCAAGTATTACATGATTTAATTGGCTCAAAATTGATTCCTAGTATGGAATTGAATGAAATCTATCGTCAAGGAGATGGTTCTTCAATTATTCCATTGGCCCATGAGATTAAAGATGGCAAGTTACCAGAAGATTTTACTAAAAATAAAAAAGACCGTTCATTTTTTGAATGTGATACTATGCAGATTGAAAATGTGATTCGCCAAGTTGTTGAACGAGCCAAGTCTAAAGGGTTTTCTTCACAAGATATTCAAGTGTTGGCACCAATGTATCGAGGTCCTGCAGGAATTGATGCCCTGAATAAGATGATGCAAGAGATTTTTAATCCAAATGATACAGGAAAACGCAAAGAATTAAAGTTTAACGATAAAGTTTATCGAATTGGCGATAAAGTCTTGCAACTGGTTAATAGTCCCGAATCAAATGTTTTTAATGGGGATATGGGTGAAATTGTTGGAATTAGTTATGCAAAAGAGACGGACGATAAAGTAGATGAAATGACGATTCAATTTGATAGTAATGAAGTGACCTATAAACGGAATGAATGGAATAAAATAACGTTAGCCTACTGCTGTTCAATTCATAAATCTCAAGGTAGCGAATTTCGCATGGTTATTTTACCAATGGTCCGAAATTATAATCGCATGTTACGGAGAGATTTATTATATACTGCTATTACTCGCAGTCGTGATTTGTTGATTTTATGCGGAGAACCACAAGCTTTTTGGACATGTGTAGAACGTTCTTCTGATAATCGGTTAACAACTTTAAAAGAACGTCTATTAGACTCTGAAGATCAAATTGTCTTTGATGAAGATGTTATTTTTCAACCAACTACTCCTAAAGTACAACGTGAAGAAGAAAACACAGTTCCAGTAAAAGAAATTCAACCAATAAAATCTGTAGATACAGAAAAAGCAGTTCAAGAAATGAATTTATTTGAGCTTGAAGAGGAAGCAGAAGAGTATCAAGTGGAAGCAGAAAATAATGAACCGATTAGTTATATTTTAACGATGAAAATGGTTCAAACGAATCAGGTAGATCCGATGATTGGTATGAATCAAATAAATCCATATAACTTAAATTAG
- a CDS encoding LrgB family protein has translation MYQELTSNPMFGLILSIGMYLLALGLFKKFPFPLFNPLVVSTVFVILFLKIGHISYENYFKGGSILNILITPATVALGIPLYNTFHLLKKHVRSIVTGILLGTIFGTFMTGCLAVMLQLKEDLIVSIMPKSVTTAIALGISEKMNGIATVTLVIVIVTGIIGSIIGPPILTFLKVEDPVAKGVALGSSAHAIGTSKALELGHVEGAMSGLAIGVTGVVTVFVAPLMMKLIVVLFF, from the coding sequence ATGTATCAAGAGCTCACAAGTAACCCTATGTTTGGGTTGATTTTATCAATTGGAATGTATTTATTAGCTTTAGGGTTATTTAAGAAATTCCCTTTTCCGTTATTTAATCCATTGGTAGTTTCAACTGTTTTTGTCATTTTATTTTTAAAAATTGGACATATTTCTTATGAAAATTATTTTAAAGGTGGTAGTATTTTAAATATTTTAATTACACCAGCTACAGTAGCTTTAGGAATTCCATTATATAATACGTTTCATTTACTAAAAAAACACGTTCGATCGATCGTTACAGGAATTTTATTAGGAACGATTTTTGGAACTTTTATGACGGGGTGTTTAGCCGTTATGTTGCAATTAAAGGAAGATTTAATTGTATCAATTATGCCAAAATCAGTTACAACTGCGATTGCATTGGGTATTTCTGAAAAAATGAATGGGATTGCGACAGTGACTTTGGTTATTGTTATTGTCACAGGAATAATCGGTTCAATTATTGGTCCGCCTATTTTAACTTTTCTAAAAGTTGAAGACCCAGTGGCTAAAGGTGTGGCTTTAGGTAGTTCGGCTCATGCAATTGGAACCTCAAAAGCATTAGAGTTAGGTCATGTAGAAGGAGCAATGTCAGGTTTAGCCATTGGTGTAACGGGAGTAGTGACCGTTTTTGTTGCTCCGTTAATGATGAAGTTAATTGTTGTATTATTTTTTTAA
- the mnmA gene encoding tRNA 2-thiouridine(34) synthase MnmA, producing the protein MMVKEMTDNSKTRVVVGMSGGVDSSVTALLLKEQGYDVVGIFMKNWDDTNEAGICTATEDYNDVIQVANQIGIPYYSVNFEKQYWDNVFQYFLDEYKLGRTPNPDVMCNKEIKFKAFLDYATSLGADYVATGHYAQVERDEAGVTHMLRGVDTNKDQTYFLNQLSQEQLAKTMFPLGGMEKPEVRRIAEEAGLATAKKKDSTGVCFIGERDFKKFLMTYLPAQKGKMVTPEGEVKGEHDGLMYYTIGQRQGLGIGGGGASSEPWFVIGKDLATNTLYVGQGFHHEWLYATHLAATDIHFTTHKEMPKTFKCTAKFRYRQTDTGVTVHLNDDGTTGTVEFDEPVRAITPGQAVVFYDGMECLGGGTIDVAYNEAKILQYV; encoded by the coding sequence ATGATGGTGAAAGAAATGACAGACAACAGCAAAACACGTGTCGTCGTTGGCATGAGTGGTGGCGTTGACTCATCTGTTACAGCTTTACTCTTAAAGGAGCAAGGTTATGATGTGGTGGGGATTTTTATGAAGAACTGGGATGATACAAATGAAGCTGGTATTTGTACGGCAACTGAGGATTATAATGATGTAATCCAAGTAGCGAATCAAATTGGTATTCCGTATTATTCGGTAAACTTTGAAAAACAATATTGGGATAATGTTTTCCAATACTTTTTAGATGAATACAAGTTAGGACGCACACCAAATCCAGACGTCATGTGTAATAAAGAAATTAAGTTTAAAGCATTTCTTGATTATGCAACGAGCTTAGGAGCTGACTATGTTGCAACGGGGCATTATGCTCAAGTTGAACGGGATGAAGCTGGTGTAACGCATATGTTACGTGGTGTGGATACAAATAAAGATCAAACCTACTTTTTAAATCAATTATCTCAAGAACAATTAGCAAAAACAATGTTCCCTTTAGGCGGGATGGAAAAACCAGAAGTTCGTCGTATTGCGGAAGAAGCGGGCTTAGCAACTGCTAAGAAAAAAGATTCAACAGGTGTTTGTTTTATTGGAGAACGAGATTTCAAAAAATTCTTAATGACCTATTTACCAGCTCAAAAAGGGAAGATGGTTACACCTGAGGGAGAAGTGAAAGGTGAACATGATGGATTAATGTATTATACAATTGGTCAACGTCAAGGCTTAGGCATTGGTGGCGGTGGTGCATCTAGCGAACCTTGGTTTGTAATTGGCAAAGATTTAGCAACAAATACATTATATGTTGGACAAGGTTTCCATCATGAATGGTTGTATGCGACGCACTTAGCAGCAACAGATATTCACTTTACCACTCATAAAGAAATGCCAAAAACATTCAAATGTACGGCGAAATTCCGTTATCGTCAAACAGATACAGGCGTTACGGTTCATTTAAATGATGATGGTACGACTGGGACTGTAGAATTCGACGAACCTGTTCGAGCAATTACGCCAGGACAAGCAGTTGTGTTTTATGATGGTATGGAATGTTTAGGTGGCGGAACGATTGATGTCGCTTATAACGAAGCCAAAATATTACAATATGTTTAA
- a CDS encoding CidA/LrgA family protein: MTIYKQLLYILSFSFLGEVLSKVLALPVPGSVIGMLLLFLALQFKVLKVKDVETVGGFLLGNLSILFLPAGVGIMVYFPVIKDTWWLLLIVSFVTTALTVAFVGVVVQAVKRRFEDEPAEEEEIGKDDVKNVSRAHK, translated from the coding sequence ATGACTATTTATAAACAGTTACTGTATATTTTAAGCTTTTCGTTTTTAGGAGAAGTGTTGTCAAAAGTACTGGCTTTGCCAGTCCCTGGAAGTGTAATCGGCATGTTGCTTTTATTTTTAGCTTTGCAATTTAAAGTGCTAAAAGTCAAGGATGTTGAAACAGTTGGTGGATTCTTACTAGGTAATTTAAGTATTTTATTTCTACCTGCTGGAGTAGGAATCATGGTTTATTTTCCAGTTATTAAAGACACTTGGTGGTTATTGTTAATTGTTTCATTTGTTACTACAGCTTTGACCGTTGCTTTTGTTGGAGTCGTTGTTCAGGCTGTGAAGCGTCGTTTTGAAGATGAACCTGCTGAGGAAGAGGAAATTGGAAAGGACGATGTGAAAAATGTATCAAGAGCTCACAAGTAA
- the gshAB gene encoding bifunctional glutamate--cysteine ligase GshA/glutathione synthetase GshB yields the protein MNRLKNRIREQHLAPAFFKGTFGIEKEGLRVTETGKLALTGHPNLLGNRSYHPYIQTDFSESQLELVTPPVRTIDEMYNWLMALHDVAQRSLPESELIWPMSMPVELPEEKQISVAQLDNQADVNYRLHLAEKYGKKKQMVCGIHYNFELDSHFLQALFQNQTEIKEYSTFQSEIYMKLAKNFLRYRWLLTYLFGASPIVADNFYQENQEPLKDYVRSVRSSHYGYVNTEDVRVSFASLESYVEDIEALVQEGALSEEKEFYSPVRLRGGKKVRDLLTEGIHYLEFRMFDLNPYAAFGMQKTDMKLIHLFLLSLVWLDKTATVEEIEAGNIMNEKTALEHPHASSNYQKEALGLIDNMLEMIQETDLMKENKELILAAKAQILNPQKTLAGKMIEDIAKVGSYTEFGLQLGKQFKEEALAKPYSLRGFTEMELSTQLLMFDAIQKGVEVDILDASEQFLKLTHEAHIEYVKNANMTSKDQYIAPLIMENKTVTKKVLAGAGFKVPAGEEYQQANEAKAAYWNYSGKGIVIKPKSTNFGVGISIFKDGPSKEDYDLAVDFAFKEDKAILVEEFITGTEYRFFVLGDSVKAIMLRMPANVVGDGIHTIKELVATKNQDPLRGTDHLAPLEIIQLGEIEQLMLKEQGYKIDDIPATEVTVYLRENSNISTGGDSFDYTDTIDDSYKKAAIEMTKAVGAVVCGVDLIIPDYTQPSTKEQPGYAVIEANFNPAMHMHTFPYKGKGRRLTMAVLDLLFPELKIISKK from the coding sequence ATGAATCGACTTAAAAACAGAATTAGAGAACAACATTTAGCACCAGCTTTTTTTAAAGGAACATTTGGAATTGAAAAAGAAGGACTTCGGGTAACCGAGACTGGTAAATTAGCATTAACTGGACATCCTAATTTATTAGGAAATCGTAGCTATCATCCATATATTCAAACAGACTTTAGTGAATCTCAATTAGAATTGGTGACCCCACCTGTCCGTACAATTGATGAAATGTACAATTGGTTAATGGCTCTTCATGATGTGGCTCAGCGCTCTTTGCCTGAATCAGAATTAATTTGGCCAATGAGCATGCCAGTTGAATTACCAGAAGAAAAACAAATCTCGGTTGCACAATTGGATAATCAAGCAGATGTTAATTATCGGCTTCATTTGGCTGAAAAATATGGGAAAAAGAAGCAGATGGTCTGTGGAATTCATTATAATTTTGAATTGGATTCCCATTTCTTACAAGCTTTATTTCAAAATCAGACTGAAATAAAAGAGTATTCAACATTTCAATCTGAAATCTATATGAAATTAGCCAAAAACTTTTTGCGTTATCGTTGGTTATTGACGTATTTATTTGGCGCGTCACCAATTGTAGCAGACAATTTTTATCAAGAAAATCAAGAACCATTAAAAGACTATGTTCGTAGTGTTCGTAGCAGTCATTATGGTTATGTAAATACTGAGGATGTGCGGGTTTCGTTTGCTTCTCTGGAAAGTTATGTGGAAGATATTGAAGCTCTTGTTCAAGAAGGAGCTTTAAGTGAAGAGAAGGAATTTTATTCACCTGTTCGTCTTCGTGGTGGGAAAAAGGTTCGAGATTTATTAACCGAGGGCATTCATTACTTAGAATTTAGAATGTTTGATTTAAATCCATATGCAGCCTTTGGAATGCAGAAAACGGATATGAAATTAATTCATTTGTTCTTACTATCATTAGTTTGGTTAGATAAAACAGCTACTGTTGAGGAAATTGAAGCTGGTAATATCATGAATGAAAAAACTGCTTTGGAACATCCACACGCTAGTTCAAATTATCAAAAAGAAGCGTTGGGCTTAATTGATAATATGTTAGAAATGATTCAAGAAACTGATTTAATGAAAGAAAATAAAGAATTGATATTAGCAGCAAAAGCTCAAATTCTTAATCCTCAAAAAACTCTTGCAGGTAAAATGATTGAAGATATTGCTAAAGTGGGTTCTTATACAGAATTTGGTTTGCAATTAGGCAAGCAGTTTAAAGAGGAAGCTTTGGCAAAACCTTATAGTTTAAGAGGATTTACGGAAATGGAATTATCAACACAACTATTAATGTTTGATGCGATTCAAAAAGGCGTTGAAGTTGATATTTTAGATGCCAGTGAACAATTTTTAAAACTAACACATGAGGCACATATTGAATATGTAAAAAATGCAAATATGACCTCTAAAGATCAATATATTGCTCCTTTAATTATGGAAAATAAAACAGTAACTAAAAAAGTTTTAGCAGGAGCTGGGTTTAAAGTGCCAGCTGGTGAGGAATATCAGCAGGCCAATGAAGCTAAAGCTGCTTATTGGAATTATAGTGGCAAAGGAATTGTAATTAAACCTAAATCAACCAATTTTGGCGTGGGTATTTCTATTTTTAAAGATGGTCCCTCAAAAGAAGACTATGATTTGGCGGTTGATTTTGCTTTTAAAGAAGATAAAGCGATTCTAGTTGAGGAATTTATTACGGGAACCGAGTATCGTTTCTTTGTTTTAGGAGACTCTGTTAAAGCGATTATGCTACGAATGCCAGCTAATGTTGTTGGGGATGGGATTCATACAATTAAAGAATTAGTTGCTACAAAGAATCAAGATCCTTTACGTGGAACAGATCATTTAGCACCACTTGAAATTATCCAATTAGGTGAGATTGAACAATTAATGTTAAAAGAGCAAGGATATAAAATCGATGATATTCCGGCTACAGAAGTAACAGTGTATTTGCGAGAGAACTCTAATATTAGTACAGGCGGAGATTCATTTGACTACACTGATACCATTGATGATAGCTATAAAAAAGCTGCAATTGAGATGACAAAAGCCGTGGGCGCCGTTGTTTGTGGAGTAGATTTAATTATCCCTGATTATACGCAACCAAGTACGAAGGAACAACCTGGTTATGCAGTGATTGAAGCTAACTTTAATCCAGCGATGCATATGCATACCTTCCCTTATAAAGGCAAAGGTCGTCGTTTAACGATGGCGGTATTAGATCTGTTATTTCCTGAATTAAAGATCATTTCTAAAAAATAA
- a CDS encoding cysteine desulfurase family protein, producing MEKIYLDHAATSPVHPEVLETTYETMKNFYGNASSIHGFGREARHLLDDARSVFAKSIGAKQSEIVITSGGTESDNTAVIETALSRESMGKHLITSKVEHHAILEPMEYLESLGFEVTYLPVDEFGQVDPELVQSAIRPDTTLVSIMYGNNEVGTLMNIAEIGAIVAETESYFHTDAVQAYGLEEIDVKRSQIDLLSVSAHKINGPKGVGFLYVSEAIHLPSFMRGGEQETKRRAGTENIPAIAGFKKAVEIMQAEKVQRKEAYNTLKQQVVSELTEAGIDFEVNGASENGLAHVLSLWIKEIPSDQLLMNLDLMGIAISAGSACTAGNIEPSHVLTAMYGENNPRVSQSVRVSFGLGTEPQMIHELVEKLVIVVNRLKK from the coding sequence ATGGAAAAGATATATTTAGATCATGCTGCTACTAGTCCGGTGCATCCAGAAGTTTTAGAGACTACGTATGAAACGATGAAAAACTTCTATGGAAATGCTTCAAGTATTCATGGTTTCGGTCGAGAAGCGCGTCATTTATTAGATGATGCTCGAAGTGTATTTGCCAAAAGTATTGGTGCAAAACAAAGTGAAATCGTGATTACAAGTGGTGGTACAGAAAGTGATAATACCGCTGTTATTGAGACAGCTTTATCAAGAGAGAGTATGGGGAAACATTTAATTACATCAAAAGTTGAACATCATGCCATTTTGGAACCAATGGAATATTTGGAATCATTAGGTTTTGAAGTGACTTATTTACCTGTAGATGAATTTGGTCAAGTTGATCCGGAATTGGTACAGTCTGCCATTCGACCAGACACAACGCTAGTATCCATTATGTATGGCAATAATGAAGTGGGGACATTGATGAATATTGCTGAAATTGGCGCAATTGTTGCTGAAACAGAAAGTTATTTTCATACGGATGCTGTCCAAGCTTATGGCTTAGAAGAGATTGATGTCAAAAGAAGCCAGATTGATTTGCTTTCGGTTTCAGCTCACAAAATAAATGGTCCAAAAGGTGTTGGCTTTTTGTATGTAAGCGAAGCAATTCACTTGCCAAGTTTTATGCGTGGTGGGGAGCAGGAAACAAAACGTCGTGCTGGAACTGAGAATATTCCTGCGATTGCTGGGTTTAAAAAAGCTGTTGAAATTATGCAAGCTGAAAAGGTTCAACGAAAAGAGGCATACAATACGTTAAAACAACAAGTTGTATCAGAATTGACTGAAGCAGGAATTGATTTTGAAGTAAATGGAGCTTCTGAAAATGGCTTAGCGCATGTTCTAAGTCTGTGGATTAAAGAAATTCCTTCTGATCAATTGTTAATGAATCTTGATTTGATGGGGATTGCAATTTCTGCTGGATCCGCTTGTACAGCTGGAAATATTGAACCCAGTCATGTACTAACAGCGATGTATGGAGAAAATAATCCACGAGTTTCTCAATCTGTACGGGTTAGCTTTGGTCTGGGAACGGAGCCTCAGATGATTCATGAATTGGTTGAAAAGTTAGTTATTGTTGTCAATCGATTAAAAAAATAA
- a CDS encoding histidine phosphatase family protein — protein sequence MAKLYFVRHGKTEWNLARKLQGKNGDSPLLEESYLETALLGERLKDISFAKIIVSPQKRAVLTAQTLIEEFNEVPPISYDAGLKEFGLGELEGVLIESAIERYPEQMHHLRNNPHEYDPEEFQGETYPELIKRSSQVVNEAVAQHPNQDLLFVAHGMTLVTLIQTLSGKPLEQIRKAGGIDNSSLSIIEVSDAGYELILWNDTAHLDSFK from the coding sequence ATGGCAAAATTATATTTTGTACGACATGGAAAAACAGAATGGAATCTTGCACGTAAACTGCAAGGGAAAAATGGAGACTCACCTTTATTGGAAGAAAGTTATTTAGAAACAGCGCTTCTAGGCGAGCGTCTAAAAGACATATCTTTTGCCAAAATAATCGTTAGCCCACAAAAGCGCGCAGTATTAACTGCTCAAACATTAATCGAAGAGTTTAATGAAGTTCCACCAATTTCTTACGATGCAGGTTTAAAGGAGTTTGGCTTAGGTGAGTTAGAGGGCGTTTTAATTGAATCTGCTATTGAACGCTATCCAGAGCAAATGCATCATTTACGCAATAATCCTCATGAATATGATCCAGAGGAGTTTCAAGGTGAAACTTATCCAGAATTAATTAAACGTAGCAGTCAAGTAGTTAACGAAGCTGTCGCTCAACATCCGAATCAAGATTTATTATTTGTTGCTCATGGAATGACCTTAGTCACTTTAATTCAAACCTTATCAGGTAAGCCACTAGAGCAAATTCGTAAAGCGGGTGGAATTGATAATAGTAGTTTAAGTATTATTGAAGTCAGTGATGCAGGGTATGAACTTATTTTATGGAATGACACCGCACACTTAGACTCTTTTAAATAA
- a CDS encoding tetratricopeptide repeat protein — protein MDRNQKAFEYWEAGKHTQAIKILFEEIEQQPDSVAGYYNLANMLFIAKKEADAKAVLELANEKNPNHPEILYAFGTYYYQIQDYPQAIHAFLKVSVKDNYLKKDSLIMLAQSYLALENPKKALAFLLTAETENINDSELLLLIGNTFMQIEAFSEAKIYFEKVMVLAPKQPEAWLKRGLIGMILAEEPASFELYFDQARMLDESYYQVQMKRLDEIQTFIQKNK, from the coding sequence ATGGATCGTAATCAAAAAGCATTTGAGTATTGGGAAGCAGGAAAACACACACAAGCCATTAAAATTTTATTTGAAGAAATCGAACAACAGCCAGATTCAGTTGCTGGATATTATAATTTAGCCAATATGTTATTCATTGCGAAAAAAGAAGCTGATGCAAAAGCCGTCCTTGAGTTAGCAAATGAAAAGAATCCTAATCATCCAGAAATACTCTATGCATTTGGTACCTATTATTATCAAATACAAGATTATCCGCAAGCGATTCATGCTTTTTTAAAGGTTTCTGTTAAAGATAACTATTTAAAAAAAGATAGCCTTATTATGTTGGCACAATCCTATTTAGCTTTAGAAAATCCTAAAAAGGCATTAGCTTTTTTATTGACTGCAGAAACAGAAAATATCAATGACTCTGAGTTGTTGCTTTTAATTGGGAATACATTTATGCAAATTGAAGCTTTTTCAGAAGCTAAAATTTATTTTGAAAAGGTGATGGTACTAGCTCCAAAGCAGCCAGAAGCGTGGTTGAAAAGAGGACTAATTGGTATGATATTAGCAGAAGAACCCGCATCGTTTGAGCTTTATTTTGATCAGGCGCGTATGCTAGATGAGTCTTACTATCAAGTGCAAATGAAACGATTAGATGAAATTCAAACATTTATTCAAAAAAACAAATAA
- a CDS encoding haloacid dehalogenase, protein MSHLSEYEQVKEFHDTFHPAENLVPTAFSPIEALQRASFTTEEMIEFLYASVGGNEDEFDQLIAKWQESILQTVTKIKEEAKPVEDILIGQIDALTDANYFNYGSFVLMGVDPRPIFHFVHQANMGKLFPDGKPHYRETDGKVLKPINWEADFAPERKIKMEIERQNTNRRGT, encoded by the coding sequence ATGAGTCACTTATCTGAATATGAGCAAGTGAAAGAATTTCATGATACATTTCATCCAGCAGAAAACTTAGTTCCCACAGCTTTTAGTCCAATAGAAGCTCTACAGAGAGCCAGTTTTACAACAGAAGAAATGATTGAATTTTTATATGCAAGTGTTGGTGGGAATGAAGATGAGTTTGATCAACTTATCGCAAAGTGGCAAGAATCCATTCTGCAAACTGTCACAAAAATCAAGGAAGAAGCAAAGCCAGTTGAGGATATCTTGATAGGTCAGATTGATGCTTTAACAGACGCCAACTATTTTAATTATGGCTCATTTGTTTTAATGGGAGTCGATCCTAGACCAATTTTTCATTTTGTTCATCAAGCCAATATGGGAAAATTATTTCCAGATGGCAAACCACATTACCGAGAAACTGATGGGAAGGTTTTAAAGCCAATAAATTGGGAAGCTGATTTTGCTCCGGAAAGAAAAATAAAAATGGAAATAGAACGACAAAACACGAATAGAAGAGGTACTTAA